Genomic window (Candidatus Methylomirabilis tolerans):
AGAAATCAGGCCGGGGCCGGAGGAGTGCAAGGTCGGGTTGAGGCTCTGAGTGAGCGCTGAGCTGGATGAGATCTTGGACGCTCAGGAGAACGGACCCTGCGGCTTGCAAGGGGAGAAAGGCGTGCAGGAGACGTTTTACGGCGCTTGCGTGTCGGCTTCCGACGGGCGTCATCGTCACGATCTTCCCATCGATGAGTTCGACTCGGTCATCCTCGCCAAGGATGCCGGCCGTAGCCATCTGCTCGTACTCGGCCACAGTAAATAGGCGCTTCAGTAGCTGAACA
Coding sequences:
- a CDS encoding Uma2 family endonuclease, which produces MPVQLLKRLFTVAEYEQMATAGILGEDDRVELIDGKIVTMTPVGSRHASAVKRLLHAFLPLQAAGSVLLSVQDLIQLSAHSEPQPDLALLRPRPDFYAAAHPNPSDVLLIVEVAETSAEFDRTVKLPLYAKGGIPEVWLVNLTEDRIELFRDPRADGYQTHQVVSKEQTIVALAFPNFTIASDAILG